The Natrinema saccharevitans genome includes the window CGAGAACGATGGCACCGATGTACCTGATCCACAGCGGCATTGCGAGTGTCCCCCTGTTCAGAATTGTAAGCGTCAGAACCGATCCGGTAAAAATCGTACTCGCCGTCCAGTACGTCCAGAACCGCCAGTCCCTGTCGCCCGGCGGCCAGAACGAAAAAGAGTCGTTGACTACCGTTCCGACGATGCCGACGAGCAACACTACTTGTGCGCCGAGCCCAGTAATGAATACTCCATTCATTAACTAAGATTAATTAACTAATTAATATATAAGTATTATGGGTCCAGTAACAATTACGCCTGCGTCGCCGTATTCGCTGCGGGTCGTGTCTGTACAACGTCCCCGGTATGTCCTACCGGCTTCGAGTAACGAGCCGACTCGTCGAAGGAACGATCTCGGCTACAGCGACCTCACGCTCAATAAAACCCAAATCAATCTAGTCGGTACTACCACTTCTATATTTAATTCCCTATGATATATAATAGAAACCAAAATGCCTCACTTTCACGCTTAACGGCAACAGGCTTAAATAGCCGCCCGTCGGGAGTGTCCACCCATGAACGACAAAACCGAGGAACTGCGGGACATCTTCACCGACGTCACCGACGGTGAGGAGACCGTCACCGAATCGCAGGAGGACACCCGCGGCTCCTTAGAGCGGGACGAGCGGACCGATCGGGACCGCCTCGAGAGCGTCGTCCAGCAGATGCGCGAACGCTACGCGTTCGAAACGCCGCTCTCGGACGACGAACTACTCACCGTCGCTCGGGGGTTTTACGACGACCGCAGCGACGACGAGATCGCTTCGGACCTCGGCGTCGACCCCGACACCGTCTTCGAGGCCCGCATGTCGCTGCACCTCGTCGGCGAGGACGACGCCGCCGAGGTCGATCTCGCGGCGATCCGCGAGCGAGACGCCGACGACGCCACGCTCGCCGACGACTACGGCGTCAGCGAGGCCGAGATCCGCCGCTACCGCCGGGTCGCCGAGGCCGAGGACCAGTCGCGGACCGCCAACGACCGCTACCGCGACGAGTTCGACAGCGTCCTCGCCGACGCCGACCTCTCCGAACGCATGGCCTCCGACCTCCGCGAGGACGGCCTCGAGGACGCGACCGAGGGAATGGAGACGGACGTGGAGTTCTGACCCCACCTTTTACCCTCCCTCGGTAAAAGCTGGACCAAAAGCACTCCTCCCTCCGTTTCGCTCACTTGACTCGCGGCTTGCGCCGCTCGTCTATACGCGGCGCTTCGCGCCGCGCTTTCGTTCGCTTCACATCGGTCGTCGGCCCGCTCGCTCACCCTCCGGGTTCGCTCGCGGATGCAACGACTTGATTCACCTGCTTCCCGCTACGCTGCGAGACTTCTTATACGAAGCCGCGGCCAGACGGCCCGTGACCCGCTCTCCCGTCTCGTTCAGCGATCTGCGGACCGCCGCCTACTGCCCCCGGAAGTGCTACTACCGGCAGCGACTGCCGGCAGCGGAGCGCGACCCGCCGCCCGAAGTCGACGCGATCCGGGCGCTCGAGCCCCGCTACGAATCGCTGCTGGCGGCTCCGCCCGGCGCGCTCGAGGACGAACCGATCGCCGTCCCGTCGGTCCGGTATCGCGACCGGCTGACGGCGACCCGGGACCGGCTCGCGGAGCGTGGACAGTGGGACCGTCTCCGGAACCCTCGCGACCGCGACGCGTTCGCGGCCGGCCGCCACTGTCGCGGGATCGTCCACAAGGTGCTTTCCGACCCGCTCGAGCCGGTGCTGATCTCTTCGGGGGACCCACCCGAGAGCGGCGTCTGGGAGTCCCAATCGGTTCAGGCGGTCGCGGCCGCGAAGGCAGTCGCCTGGGAACACGGGACGTCGGTCGAGCGGGCCTGGCTCGAGTATCCGGCCCACGGCGTGATCCGCTCGATCGACATGACGACGCGCC containing:
- a CDS encoding conditioned medium-induced protein 4: MNDKTEELRDIFTDVTDGEETVTESQEDTRGSLERDERTDRDRLESVVQQMRERYAFETPLSDDELLTVARGFYDDRSDDEIASDLGVDPDTVFEARMSLHLVGEDDAAEVDLAAIRERDADDATLADDYGVSEAEIRRYRRVAEAEDQSRTANDRYRDEFDSVLADADLSERMASDLREDGLEDATEGMETDVEF
- a CDS encoding CRISPR-associated protein Cas4; the protein is MTRSPVSFSDLRTAAYCPRKCYYRQRLPAAERDPPPEVDAIRALEPRYESLLAAPPGALEDEPIAVPSVRYRDRLTATRDRLAERGQWDRLRNPRDRDAFAAGRHCRGIVHKVLSDPLEPVLISSGDPPESGVWESQSVQAVAAAKAVAWEHGTSVERAWLEYPAHGVIRSIDMTTRRKAQYRSALRAVRELDGPPARTTSRSKCESCEFAAECGVKTRTLRSLLGFG